GGGCGGGGACGTCGAGGAGATCATCGGCGAGCTGCAGAAGTTCGAGACCGCGCAGCTGCTGGAGTTCACCAGGATGACCGGCGCGGTGGTCAAGGCGCTGCGCGAGTGCCCGCTGCCGGTGATCGCCTCGATCAACGGGATCGCCGCGGGTGCCGGCTCGGTGATCGCGCTGGCCAGCGACTTCCGCCTGATGGCGCGCTCGGCCGCGTTCGCCTTCCTGTTCACCAAGGTCGGACTCGCCGGGGCGGACATGGGCTCGGCCTACCTGCTGCCCCGCGTGGTCGGGCTCGGGCGCGCGACCGAGCTTCTGATGCTCGGCGACAAGATCCGCGCCGAGAAGGCCGAGCAGATCGGGCTCGCCTCGCAGGTGGTCGACGACGAGGAGTTGCCTGCCGCGGTCACCGAGCTGGCCCGGCGGCTGGCCGATGGCCCGGCGCTGGCGTATTCGACCACCAAGGTGCTGCTCACCAGGGAACTCGACATGGACCTCGGCAGCTCGATCGAGCTGGAGGCGATGACCCAGGCGCTGCTGATGACCAGCAAGGACCACGGCGAGTTCTACCGCGCGTGGACGGCGGGAAGGAGTCCGCAGTGGACGGGTCGGTGAGCGCGCACCGGATCGTGGTGGCGCCGGAGCTGGCGGAGCCGGTCGGCTTCGCGCACGCGGTCGTGGCCGCGCCCGGGCGCACGGTGTACCTCGGCGGGCAGACCGCGCAGGGCCGCGACGGCGAGATCGTCGGCGACACGATCGTGGAACAGTTCGACGTGGCCGCCGGGAACGTCGCCGCGGCGCTGCGGGCGGCCGGTGGGCAGCCCTCCGACCTGGTGTCGCTGCTGTTCTACGTGACGGACCTGCCCGCCTACCGGGCGGCGCTGAAGGAGCTGGCCCCGCTGTACCGCAAGCACTTCGGCCGGCACTACCCGGCGATCGCGCTGCTCGGCGTGGCCGAGCTGTTCGATCCGGCGGCGAAGCTCGAACTGGTCGGCACGGCGGTGATCACCGATGGGTGATCTGCTGGCCCGCGCCGAGCAGGTCGGCGAGGAACTGCGCGCGCTGGCACGCGAGGACGGCCGGATCAACCGGCCGCTGGTGCGCGCGCTGGCCGAGCACGGCCTGCTGGACCTGGTGTTCGTGCGCGATCAGGCGGGCTACCGGCCGGTGACCGCGATGGTGCTGTGCCTGCTGCGCGAGGGCCTGGCCCGGCACTGCACCGAGGCGGAGACCGCGTTCGCGGTGCAGGGGCTGGGCTCGTACCCGATCCTGTCGGCGGGCAGGCCGGAGGTGGTCGACGAGTGGATCCCGCGGGTCGCCGCCGGTGAGGCCGTCGCCGCGTTCGCGCTGACCGAGCCGGGCGCCGGGTCCGACGTGGCCTCGCTGGCGCTGCAAGCGACCCCGGACGGCAACGGCTACCGGCTCAACGGCGAGAAGGTCTACATCTCCAACGCGCCCGACGCCGACGTCTATACGGTGTTCGCGCGAACCGGCGACGCGGGGTCGCGCGGCATCACGGCCTTCTGCGTGCCCGGCTCGTCACCCGGGCTCAGCGGGGAGTCGATCCCGCTGCTGTCGCCGCACCCGATCGGACGACTGGTGTTCGACCACGTCTTCGTGCCGCGGACCCACGTGCTCGGGGAGGTCGGTCGCGGCATGCGCGTGGCGATGGGCACGCTGAACCTGTTCCGGCCCAGCGTCGGCGCCTTCGCGGTGGGCATGGGCCAGGCCGCGCTCGACGCCGCCGTGGCCTATGCCGGTGCCAGGGAGGCGTTCGGGAAGCGGCTGCACGACTTCCAGGCGGTGTCGCACTCGCTGGCCGAGGTCGCGACCCGGCTCAAGGCGGCCCGCCTCCTGGTACACGACGCGGCCGCCGCCTACGACGAGGGCCGCTCCGAGGTCGCGTCGGCGGCCGCGATGGCCAAGCTCTTCGCCACCGAGACCGCGCAGCAGGCGGTCGACGCCGCGATCCAGGTCCACGGTGCCCGCGCCCTCGAGCGCGGGCACCTGCTGGAACACCTGTACCGCGAGGTTCGCGCGCCCCGTATTTACGAGGGCGCCTCCGAGGTGCAGCGCGAGATCATCGCGCGGAGCTTGTTCCCAGGGCAGCGGTGACGTCCAGTTCGACGAGCTGGCCGGGGTAGCCGAGCACGGTGACCCCGGTCAGGGTGCTCGCGGTGGTGAAGGCCTCGGCGAGGGCGGAGGCGTTGAGCCGGTCCCAGACCGCGGACAGCTCGTCGGCCGAGGTGGTGGCCACGTAGATCACCGTCCGGACCACGTCGGCCGGGCCCGCGCCGGCGGACTCCAGTGCGGTGAGCGTGTTCGCCACCACCTGGTCGACCTGGGCGAGCAGGCCGCCGTCGACGGTGGCGCCCTCGGCGTCGAGCGGGCACTGCCCGGCGAGGAAGACGAGCCGGGTGGGCTCGGTGACGGTCACGTGGTGGTAGCCGGGCGGGACGTGCAGGGCCGGGGGATTTGTCCGGAGAATGCTCACCGGGC
The genomic region above belongs to Amycolatopsis sp. YIM 10 and contains:
- a CDS encoding RidA family protein translates to MSILRTNPPALHVPPGYHHVTVTEPTRLVFLAGQCPLDAEGATVDGGLLAQVDQVVANTLTALESAGAGPADVVRTVIYVATTSADELSAVWDRLNASALAEAFTTASTLTGVTVLGYPGQLVELDVTAALGTSSAR
- a CDS encoding acyl-CoA dehydrogenase family protein yields the protein MGDLLARAEQVGEELRALAREDGRINRPLVRALAEHGLLDLVFVRDQAGYRPVTAMVLCLLREGLARHCTEAETAFAVQGLGSYPILSAGRPEVVDEWIPRVAAGEAVAAFALTEPGAGSDVASLALQATPDGNGYRLNGEKVYISNAPDADVYTVFARTGDAGSRGITAFCVPGSSPGLSGESIPLLSPHPIGRLVFDHVFVPRTHVLGEVGRGMRVAMGTLNLFRPSVGAFAVGMGQAALDAAVAYAGAREAFGKRLHDFQAVSHSLAEVATRLKAARLLVHDAAAAYDEGRSEVASAAAMAKLFATETAQQAVDAAIQVHGARALERGHLLEHLYREVRAPRIYEGASEVQREIIARSLFPGQR
- a CDS encoding enoyl-CoA hydratase family protein, which encodes MSPFRASPGFTGQWAHFDFEVTDGVATVTLNRPEKLNALTFDVYADLRDLLAELPHRGDAKVLVIAGQGRGFCSGGDVEEIIGELQKFETAQLLEFTRMTGAVVKALRECPLPVIASINGIAAGAGSVIALASDFRLMARSAAFAFLFTKVGLAGADMGSAYLLPRVVGLGRATELLMLGDKIRAEKAEQIGLASQVVDDEELPAAVTELARRLADGPALAYSTTKVLLTRELDMDLGSSIELEAMTQALLMTSKDHGEFYRAWTAGRSPQWTGR
- a CDS encoding RidA family protein, whose protein sequence is MDGSVSAHRIVVAPELAEPVGFAHAVVAAPGRTVYLGGQTAQGRDGEIVGDTIVEQFDVAAGNVAAALRAAGGQPSDLVSLLFYVTDLPAYRAALKELAPLYRKHFGRHYPAIALLGVAELFDPAAKLELVGTAVITDG